A DNA window from Streptomyces parvus contains the following coding sequences:
- a CDS encoding GNAT family N-acetyltransferase, with protein MDGLTTPEGFLLRPWLPDDASAVLRAFVPADMDRQTDRPVDDRSGALAWIAERARERGARTGYSWAVVGEEGEALGCVALNVVNRTHDSGWVSYWTTESARGRGVAPAGVRALARWAFDDLGLYRLELGHRTDNVASCRVATRAGFAPEGIERAKLRYGKVRYDVERHARLADDDVNFD; from the coding sequence ATGGACGGACTGACCACCCCTGAAGGGTTTCTGCTGCGCCCCTGGCTGCCCGACGACGCCTCGGCGGTGCTCCGCGCCTTCGTCCCGGCCGACATGGACCGCCAGACGGACCGGCCCGTGGACGACCGGTCCGGGGCCCTGGCCTGGATCGCGGAACGCGCACGCGAACGAGGGGCGCGCACCGGCTACTCCTGGGCCGTCGTGGGGGAGGAGGGCGAGGCGCTCGGCTGTGTGGCGCTCAACGTCGTCAACCGGACGCATGACAGCGGCTGGGTCTCCTACTGGACCACCGAATCCGCCCGGGGCCGGGGCGTCGCCCCGGCCGGGGTGCGGGCCCTCGCGCGCTGGGCCTTCGATGACCTCGGGCTGTACCGGCTGGAGCTGGGCCACCGCACCGACAACGTCGCCTCCTGCCGGGTCGCGACCCGGGCCGGATTCGCGCCCGAGGGCATCGAGCGGGCCAAGCTGCGGTACGGCAAGGTCCGGTACGACGTCGAGCGGCACGCGCGCCTCGCCGACGATGATGTCAACTTTGATTGA
- a CDS encoding helix-turn-helix domain-containing protein, which translates to MTEATDLAARAGDRDPRVGLRAVAALRRLLEQLEAVQVTSARAQGWSWQEIAAELGVSRQAVHKKYGRR; encoded by the coding sequence ATGACCGAAGCAACGGATCTGGCCGCGCGCGCCGGTGACCGCGACCCGCGCGTCGGGCTGCGGGCGGTGGCCGCGCTGCGGCGGCTGCTGGAGCAGCTCGAAGCCGTACAAGTCACCAGCGCCCGGGCTCAGGGCTGGTCGTGGCAGGAGATCGCCGCCGAGCTGGGCGTCAGCCGGCAGGCCGTGCACAAGAAGTACGGGAGGCGTTGA
- a CDS encoding Clp protease N-terminal domain-containing protein produces MFERFTRGARATVKGAVAQAERAGAGSVTEEHLLLALLEQEGGRASFAVTALGLHDRRASLEAAFAEARRRGGLTKADTDALAGIGIDLGAIVSRVEGAHGEGALDADRRGRRWWWSGHRPFTPGAKTVLENSLRVALGRGDRFIGEEHLLLALTAKPGVVADVLAEHGATCTAVRRALYGSVADGGDGGGDAGQGHAQAG; encoded by the coding sequence ATGTTCGAGCGATTCACCCGAGGGGCCCGCGCGACCGTGAAGGGCGCCGTGGCCCAGGCCGAGCGGGCCGGGGCCGGGTCCGTCACCGAGGAACACCTGCTGCTCGCGCTGCTGGAACAGGAGGGCGGCCGGGCCTCGTTCGCCGTCACCGCCCTCGGCCTCCACGACCGCCGCGCCTCCCTGGAGGCCGCCTTCGCCGAGGCCCGCCGCCGCGGCGGCCTGACCAAGGCCGACACCGACGCCCTCGCCGGCATCGGGATCGACCTCGGCGCGATCGTCTCCCGCGTCGAGGGAGCCCACGGCGAAGGGGCCCTGGACGCCGACCGCCGCGGCCGCCGGTGGTGGTGGTCCGGGCACCGCCCCTTCACCCCGGGGGCGAAGACCGTGCTGGAGAACTCCCTCCGGGTGGCCCTCGGCCGCGGCGACCGGTTCATCGGCGAGGAGCACTTGCTCCTGGCCCTCACCGCGAAGCCCGGAGTCGTCGCCGACGTCCTCGCCGAGCACGGTGCGACCTGCACGGCCGTGCGGCGCGCGCTGTACGGCTCTGTCGCCGATGGGGGCGACGGAGGAGGCGACGCGGGCCAGGGGCACGCCCAGGCCGGGTGA